GTTAAACTTCATTTACAAACGCAACGCTATGGCAAGCCGCAATAGCTGCAGTTTCTGTACGTAACCTACTTTTGCCTAAAGTAACGGGTATAAAACCGTGGCGTTTTGCAAGTACAACTTCTTCGGTCGAAAAATCGCCTTCGGGGCCAATTAAAATTGTTACACGCTGTTTAGGAAGCAGTAGTGATTTTAATGATTTTCTATCGGTTTCTTCGCAATGCGCTATACATTTTAAGCCTTTTGATTTACTTTCTAAAATCATAAAATCTTTAAATGAAACTGCTGGGTTTAATAGCGGCAAGTATGCTTTAAGCGATTGTTTGGCAGCACTTTGAACAATTTTTTCATAGCGTTCTGGTTTAATTACTTTCCGTTCGCTGTGGTCGCAAATAATTGGCGTAATTTCACTAATGCCAATTTCAGTTGCTTTTTCCAGAAACCATTCGTAGCGATCGTTGAGTTTTGTAGGAGCCACTGCCAAATGGAGTTGATAGGGTAAAGGTTGTTGTTTTTCTTCTGACAGAA
This region of Aequorivita marisscotiae genomic DNA includes:
- a CDS encoding 16S rRNA (uracil(1498)-N(3))-methyltransferase is translated as MQLFYNPDILDSETFQKSNEIIFDKEESRHIVKVLRMKVGHTFKITNGKGSFFNAEILNANPKGCLVKILSEEKQQPLPYQLHLAVAPTKLNDRYEWFLEKATEIGISEITPIICDHSERKVIKPERYEKIVQSAAKQSLKAYLPLLNPAVSFKDFMILESKSKGLKCIAHCEETDRKSLKSLLLPKQRVTILIGPEGDFSTEEVVLAKRHGFIPVTLGKSRLRTETAAIAACHSVAFVNEV